The genomic DNA AAACAGAAAAAAATCTCAGCATTCGCATTGGTATTCACACGGGTCCAGTTGTTGCTGGTGTAATCGGACTCAAAAAATTTGCCTATGATCTTTGGGGAGACACAGTAAATACTGCCTCACGAATGGAATCTCATGGCATCGCTGGCAAAATCCAAGTTAGCGAAGCTACCTACGATCGCCTGAAAAAAAATTATAACTTTGAGGAAAGAGGCGCAATTACCATCAAAGGCAAAGGAGAAATGACTACTTACCTATTATTAGGTCAAAAAAATTCGGAGTCAGAAAAATTTTAATCCTGTTAGACTAGACAAGGCGCGAAATTGTCTATATTGGCAAGTTAACGCATAAACTTAACTCTTGAAAGACCTTCGGATAATTACCACTATGTTTTGGGCGGATAAATTTGCAGCAGATGCAAGCGGCGATCGCATTATAGTTAACGATTCCAAAACCCCCTCTGGGCGCGTTCATGTCGGCTCATTGCGCGGGGTTGTGATTCACGATGCCATTTATCGCGCCCTCAAACACGCAGGTAAACCTGTAACTTTTACCTACGGCGTTGACGATTACGATGCGCTCGACACTGTACCCCACTATTTAGATCAAGCTAAATTTGCACCCTATCTGGGACAACCTCTCTGCAATGTTCCTTCACCTGATGAGACAACAGCTACCGATTACGCCAAATACTTCATGGGCGAATTTCTAGAAGTATTCGAGCATTTAGGCGTGCGTCCCGAAATTTATTACCTGCGCGATCTCTACCGTTCAGGCAAGATGAATCAATATATTGATTTGTTCCTGAATAATGCTCACCTCGTGCGCGAAGCTTACAAAGAAGTTAGCAAAGCCGATCGCCCCTCCAATTGGTATCCCTTCCAAACCATTTGCGAAAACTGTGGCAAGATCGCGACTACGGTTGTCACTGACTACCAAGACGGCAAAGTGTTTTACACCTGTCAGCCCAACGCGATGGAGTACGTCAAAGGCTGTGGTCATACAGGCTGGATCTCGCCCTTTGATGGCAATGGCAAATTGCCTTGGAAAGTAGAATGGGTCGCTAAATGGGAAGTTGTTGGTGTATCGATCGAATTGGCGGGCAAAGACCATTCCCAAAAAGGTGGCTCTCGCGATGTCGCTAACTCCATTTGCCGCAAAGTTCTCAAAAAGAATCCACCTACCCATGCACCCTACGAATTTATTTTGGTAAATGGAACCAAGATGAGTTCTTCTAAAGGTGTCGGTTCCAGCGCTAAGGAAATCGCAACTCTTTTACCACCTGAACTACTGCGCTTCTTGATGCTGCGGACTCAGCCTCGCAGCGTGATCAATTTCTCGCCGAACTACGAGACAATTACTCGTTTATTCCGTGACTATGACACCTTGATTGATAAATATCAGGCAGATACAGTCAAAGATGAAAAGACGCTGGAAGACTTGGTTCCTTTAATCTATTCGCAATTAAATACAGAGGAAAAAGTCTCAGGTTATCAAGCTTTTGATTTCAGCACCTTAATTTCCTTGCTGCAAATCCCTCACCTCGACCTCGAAGCTGAGATTGCTGACAGAAGTGATAATCCCCTCAGCGATCGCGACTGGGAAGTAGTACGCGATCGCATCCGCGTCGGCAAGAAATGGTTGCAAGACTATGCCGATGAAGAAGAGAAGTTGGTTCTCTATCTGGACTCGATGCCTGACAAAGCAAGTAACCTCACTGCCGCGCAGATCAATTATTTTGAAACACTAGTGACTAATCTCGAAGCTGCTGATCATTGGGATGGAGAAAAGTTGCAAACCTTGCTATTTAGTACCTCAAAGCAGGTAGAAATTTCGCAAAAAGATGCTTTTGCCGCAGTGTATTACACCTTCTTAAATAAGGAGCGTGGGCCAAAGGCAGGAAGTTTACTTTCTTATCTGGATAAACCATTTGTGATTCAGCGCATCAAAGATGCGATCGCGCTTAATCTCACAGCTAGTAAATCCTAAAAAAAACGGCGCTTCGCGCCGTTTTTTTTGTTGCTATTTTCTTTTTCTAGGTTTAGGAAGAACTGTTTCAATTGAGATATCTTCGCTGAGTAGATAAGTAGCGGCTTTTTCACTGAGAAGCATTGCTTTAGCAAGTAGCGATCGCGCTGTACCACTCGCGGGCAAATAAAGCTGGATAATTTTGCGCTTGATCAATGGCGATGTTGCCGAAAGCGTACTACGCGCATTACGCCATTCGGCATCGGAGCGACAAAAGAGCCGCAGTGCTAAATCAACGGTCGGCTGTCGGCAATTAGTTTCATCATTATTGAGGAAAGTATAAATCCTTTCATAACGGCGACTAATCTCAGGTGCGAGACAGAGAATTAACAGATCGCGCTCAAAATGCCCTAACTCTAAGCGATCGCAAAGTGTAGGAATTGCGAGGTGGATATTTTGAGCGCGATTCACTTCAAGGCGATCGCCATAGCGCCCAAGAGGATGGATAATCTGTGGTGTATTTTTGGGTGCAAGACTGCCACCTTTAGATGGGTCGATCGCAATAAAACCTTTCCACCAATGACTAGTCGAGCGATCGGCGGCGGATTTTGCCACGCGATCGACTTCTTGATTGTTTTGACGTTGCTTAGCCAGCGATCGCATCAATACGCGATCGAGCCAAGCTAATTCCGCTTTCAGATATGACCAGTTATCGGCAAAGGGTTGAACCTCAGGAAAAGCAGGGACTTCACCTGTTTCTGGAATCATGCTACGCCTCGGCGCAAAGTACCACGGATAAATATGCTAACGAATATACCGAAACTCAATAAAGCGATCGCAGCATTAGCGATCGTCATATTTCCCCAAGGAGCCGTAAACACAACGCTATCCCATGCCCATGTGCTATGGCTGTACACATAACGAATTGGCTCGATCGCCCAAGATAGAGGATTGAGGCTCGCAATCCATTGCAACCAAGTCGGCATAAAAGCCAGTGGTGCAAGAGCTGTACTAGAGAACATCAAAGGCAAATTCACCAAGAAGATAAAGGCAAGCATCTCTTGATGTCCAGGCATAGCGAAAGCAAGTCCCAAACTCAACATCGTAAAGTCTACGATTAGCAACATCAAGATTAAAGACATTACCGCTAAACCACTTAGGCTCGGCAACCCCGCACCCATAAGTCCACTGACCGCTACGATCGCTAAAGTCTGCACCATACTTAGGGCAATGATAAAAATCGCGGAAGCGGCAATAATCGAAAATCGGGATACTAGGGGCGCGACTAAGATGCGATTGAGGAAACCAAATTCGCGATCGAATAGCATCGGCAATCCCGAATTAAGTGCGCTGCTAAAAGCCGTAAATACAATGATCCCCGCCGCTAAAAACTGCACATAGGTCTGACCGTCACCGACTAAACCTTTGGGCAACCCACTAAACAATGCGCCAAACAGCAATAACCACATCAATGGCTGCAACACCCCTGCGATCAAAGTTGTAGGGCGGCGACGTAGTTGGATAAATAGGCGCGTAGTTAAAGCTGTCACTTCTTGACGAAAATCAGCCCACCATAAGCTTGGCTGCGGACTTTCTGGTTGCGAGAATTGATGGCTTTGTGGTTCTTGGATTAAAGGTGGAAGGGGAGTTTGAGTCA from Pseudanabaena sp. BC1403 includes the following:
- the lysS gene encoding lysine--tRNA ligase, which encodes MFWADKFAADASGDRIIVNDSKTPSGRVHVGSLRGVVIHDAIYRALKHAGKPVTFTYGVDDYDALDTVPHYLDQAKFAPYLGQPLCNVPSPDETTATDYAKYFMGEFLEVFEHLGVRPEIYYLRDLYRSGKMNQYIDLFLNNAHLVREAYKEVSKADRPSNWYPFQTICENCGKIATTVVTDYQDGKVFYTCQPNAMEYVKGCGHTGWISPFDGNGKLPWKVEWVAKWEVVGVSIELAGKDHSQKGGSRDVANSICRKVLKKNPPTHAPYEFILVNGTKMSSSKGVGSSAKEIATLLPPELLRFLMLRTQPRSVINFSPNYETITRLFRDYDTLIDKYQADTVKDEKTLEDLVPLIYSQLNTEEKVSGYQAFDFSTLISLLQIPHLDLEAEIADRSDNPLSDRDWEVVRDRIRVGKKWLQDYADEEEKLVLYLDSMPDKASNLTAAQINYFETLVTNLEAADHWDGEKLQTLLFSTSKQVEISQKDAFAAVYYTFLNKERGPKAGSLLSYLDKPFVIQRIKDAIALNLTASKS
- a CDS encoding ABC transporter permease, giving the protein MTQTPLPPLIQEPQSHQFSQPESPQPSLWWADFRQEVTALTTRLFIQLRRRPTTLIAGVLQPLMWLLLFGALFSGLPKGLVGDGQTYVQFLAAGIIVFTAFSSALNSGLPMLFDREFGFLNRILVAPLVSRFSIIAASAIFIIALSMVQTLAIVAVSGLMGAGLPSLSGLAVMSLILMLLIVDFTMLSLGLAFAMPGHQEMLAFIFLVNLPLMFSSTALAPLAFMPTWLQWIASLNPLSWAIEPIRYVYSHSTWAWDSVVFTAPWGNMTIANAAIALLSFGIFVSIFIRGTLRRGVA